A region of Limisphaera ngatamarikiensis DNA encodes the following proteins:
- a CDS encoding glycosyltransferase — MKLLVFAHTPPPHHGQSYMVELMLRGFGGDCRTRPRSAGPHPLGIECYHVNARVSKDLQDIGEFRPAKLVLLLFYCLQALWIRFRYGVENFYYVPAPGKYSALYRDWLVLGLCRPFFKRLILHWHAAGLGRWLETVGRMPARVLTWRAFRDADLFVVLSRFNRGDVQKFWPRRVAVVPNGIPDPCPQFETNVLPRRLARLAVRRALVQGRAPSEADRLAAGADADEVKVLFLGHCLREKGLFDAIEGVAGLHRRLRREGVPLRLRLLVAGSFPRAEEEAEFRALQADPEVGPLLTYLGFVSGERKEQALREADLMCFPTFYPAESFGLVIVEALAFGLPVVTTRYRSIAEVLPPEYPGVVPSRNPAAVTEALARQMWADDFVGLRRHFLNQFTLEKHLERLAAAFHRLEVDDPTDLTEFAWGWAGGRSGR; from the coding sequence GTGAAACTGCTGGTGTTTGCCCATACGCCACCCCCTCACCATGGGCAAAGTTACATGGTGGAATTGATGCTGCGGGGCTTTGGCGGGGATTGTCGAACGCGGCCCCGTTCTGCGGGACCTCATCCGCTGGGCATCGAGTGTTACCATGTCAACGCGCGGGTTTCCAAGGACCTGCAGGACATTGGGGAGTTCCGTCCGGCCAAGCTGGTGCTGCTTTTGTTTTATTGTCTGCAGGCCCTGTGGATCCGGTTTCGATACGGAGTGGAGAACTTTTATTATGTGCCGGCGCCGGGGAAATATTCGGCCTTGTATCGGGACTGGCTGGTGTTGGGGCTGTGCCGGCCGTTTTTCAAGCGGCTGATTCTACACTGGCACGCGGCGGGATTGGGGCGATGGTTGGAAACGGTGGGTCGGATGCCGGCGCGGGTGTTGACCTGGCGAGCGTTCCGGGACGCGGACCTGTTTGTGGTGTTGTCGCGGTTCAATCGGGGTGATGTTCAGAAATTCTGGCCGCGACGGGTGGCGGTGGTGCCGAACGGCATTCCGGATCCATGCCCGCAGTTCGAGACGAACGTGTTGCCGCGACGGCTTGCGCGGCTGGCAGTACGCCGGGCATTGGTTCAGGGACGGGCACCCTCCGAGGCGGACCGGCTGGCCGCAGGCGCGGATGCAGATGAGGTGAAGGTTCTGTTTCTGGGGCACTGTCTGCGGGAAAAGGGCTTGTTTGATGCGATCGAAGGCGTGGCTGGCTTGCACCGGCGCCTGCGCCGGGAAGGTGTGCCGCTGCGGCTCCGGTTGCTGGTGGCGGGCAGTTTCCCCCGCGCGGAGGAGGAAGCGGAGTTTCGTGCGCTGCAAGCGGATCCCGAGGTGGGACCGCTGCTCACCTACCTCGGCTTTGTGAGTGGCGAACGAAAGGAGCAAGCACTTCGCGAAGCCGATCTCATGTGTTTTCCCACCTTCTATCCGGCCGAGAGCTTCGGCCTGGTGATCGTGGAAGCCCTGGCATTCGGCCTGCCGGTGGTGACAACGCGTTACCGCAGCATTGCAGAGGTGTTACCGCCCGAATATCCCGGGGTGGTGCCGAGCCGCAACCCGGCGGCGGTGACGGAGGCACTGGCGCGCCAGATGTGGGCCGACGACTTCGTCGGATTACGGCGGCACTTTTTGAACCAGTTCACCTTGGAAAAGCATTTGGAACGGTTGGCCGCGGCGTTTCACCGACTGGAGGTGGATGACCCGACGGACCTGACCGAATTCGCGTGGGGGTGGGCCGGTGGACGTTCTGGCCGGTGA
- a CDS encoding cytochrome c biogenesis protein ResB — protein MPLERLFRIFSSLRLTVALLILGMVLVFLGTMAQVSMGLYRAQNEFFRSFFVYWGPPGASWRIPVFPGGYLLGTLMLINLVAAHWRYFRPDWRKSGIVLIHAGLVLLLLGQFATDLLSVESTLHLREGAAKNYSERDRHVELAISDVTDPERERVVAIPHRILARQQEVEAPGLPFRVRILQFHPNAAVSQRTAQSTRPPPANQGFGPQIELIPLPHVTEMNKRDVPAAVIELVTPEGSLGTWVVSEYISQPQTVTVNNRTFTLVMRLQRVYVPWTIRLLDFRHDRYPGTDIPKNFSSRILLTDPRNGTEREVLIYMNNPLRYGGYTYYQASYDPDDRGTVLQVVRNPSWLTPYVACAMVSVGLLLQFSIHLFRFTARLNR, from the coding sequence ATGCCTCTCGAACGCCTTTTCCGCATCTTCAGTTCCCTCCGGCTCACGGTCGCCCTGCTGATCCTTGGCATGGTGCTGGTCTTTCTGGGAACCATGGCGCAGGTCTCCATGGGGCTGTACCGGGCCCAGAACGAGTTCTTCCGGAGTTTTTTTGTCTATTGGGGGCCGCCGGGCGCGTCGTGGCGGATTCCGGTTTTCCCCGGAGGCTACCTGCTGGGTACCCTCATGCTGATCAATCTGGTGGCTGCTCACTGGCGCTATTTCCGTCCCGATTGGCGCAAAAGCGGCATTGTACTGATCCACGCCGGCCTGGTGCTCCTGTTGCTGGGCCAATTTGCCACCGACCTTCTGTCGGTTGAGAGCACCCTTCACCTTCGGGAAGGTGCGGCCAAGAATTATTCCGAGAGGGATCGGCACGTGGAGCTCGCCATTTCGGACGTAACCGATCCCGAGCGTGAACGTGTCGTGGCCATTCCGCACCGGATCCTGGCCCGTCAACAAGAGGTGGAAGCCCCCGGTTTGCCGTTCCGTGTGAGGATTCTGCAATTCCACCCCAACGCGGCGGTGTCGCAACGCACCGCCCAGTCCACCCGTCCACCACCCGCCAACCAGGGATTCGGTCCGCAAATCGAGCTGATCCCCCTGCCGCATGTGACCGAGATGAACAAACGCGACGTGCCTGCGGCGGTGATCGAACTTGTCACGCCGGAGGGTTCACTCGGTACCTGGGTGGTGTCCGAATACATCAGCCAGCCCCAAACGGTCACCGTCAACAACCGCACCTTCACGCTGGTCATGCGGTTGCAGCGGGTGTATGTGCCCTGGACCATCCGCCTCCTGGATTTTCGGCATGACCGCTATCCGGGGACGGACATACCGAAGAACTTTTCCAGTCGCATCCTGCTGACCGATCCCCGCAACGGCACCGAACGCGAGGTGCTCATCTACATGAACAACCCCCTGCGGTACGGCGGCTACACTTATTACCAGGCCAGCTACGATCCGGATGACCGGGGCACCGTGCTGCAGGTGGTTCGGAATCCGAGTTGGCTCACCCCGTACGTGGCCTGTGCCATGGTCAGCGTGGGTTTGCTCCTGCAATTCAGCATCCATCTCTTCCGATTCACCGCCCGTTTGAACCGATGA
- a CDS encoding RCC1 domain-containing protein — protein MWGSNDEGQANPPEGLSNVVAIAVGRYHGLALRSDGTVVGWGANYKGQASPPLNLSHVTAIGAGGDCSVALVTMYPRLAVPFLRSSGEMEFTLYGEDGVAYTIACSADLREWQPLTRVTCVNEVAHVRDGTAEGSPRRFYRAVSDEPLNSAVAGSRRQG, from the coding sequence GTGTGGGGATCGAACGATGAGGGACAGGCCAATCCTCCGGAAGGTCTGAGCAATGTGGTGGCCATTGCCGTGGGTAGGTATCACGGCCTGGCGCTGCGGAGCGACGGGACGGTCGTCGGGTGGGGAGCCAATTACAAGGGTCAAGCCAGCCCGCCCTTGAATTTGTCCCATGTGACGGCAATTGGAGCCGGGGGTGATTGCAGCGTGGCGCTTGTGACCATGTATCCGCGTTTGGCGGTCCCATTCCTACGGAGCAGCGGTGAAATGGAGTTCACGCTTTATGGAGAGGATGGTGTTGCGTACACGATCGCGTGCTCGGCGGACCTTCGGGAATGGCAGCCATTGACCAGGGTGACCTGCGTTAACGAGGTGGCGCATGTCAGGGATGGGACGGCCGAGGGTTCGCCCCGGCGGTTTTACCGGGCAGTGTCGGATGAGCCGTTGAATTCCGCCGTGGCTGGGTCCCGTCGGCAGGGTTGA
- the rho gene encoding transcription termination factor Rho — translation MPRVTSKRSARKRTEENETNPPGVEGPEAATADSTTGGAAPAESAEAEWTPGVESQEAGEGSGRRRARRGRKQREAEPQEPAETAPTNAEEPSTAPEVMEWSPSMETPTAEAVKQAAAEAAAREKAEQERQRALAAARQESEPPAGRQRDRIAESINIAKLQAMSMNELNQMARELGVENYGTMRKHEIIFQILQKNAERAGVMFSEGVLEILPEGFGFLRSQSFNYLPCPEDVYVSPSQIRRFNLQTGNRVAGQIRPPKEKERFFALLKVEAIDGEDPEKAKERTHFDNLTPLFPTQRFILETEPDELSTRVLDLVCPIGKGTRGLIVAPPRTGKTVLMQKLANALLKNHPEVYVIILLIDERPEEVTDMERTCRGAEVISSTFDEPPERHVQVAEMVLEKAKRMVERKKDVVILLDSVTRLARAYNTIQPHSGKILSGGVDANALHKPKRFFGAARNIEEGGSLTIMATALIDTGSRMDEVIFEEFKGTGNMEVHLDRALVDRRIFPSINIERSGTRKEELLYHPDEYARIVLLRRALTGVPPVEAMELLLNKLKQHKTNVEFLLSLDVR, via the coding sequence ATGCCACGAGTAACGTCCAAACGATCCGCACGAAAGCGAACGGAAGAAAACGAAACCAACCCACCGGGCGTGGAGGGCCCGGAGGCCGCCACGGCGGACTCCACAACGGGCGGGGCGGCCCCGGCCGAATCCGCAGAAGCAGAATGGACGCCCGGGGTGGAAAGCCAGGAGGCCGGGGAGGGGTCGGGCCGGCGACGTGCCCGGCGTGGCCGCAAACAGCGTGAAGCAGAACCGCAGGAGCCCGCCGAAACCGCCCCCACCAACGCCGAGGAACCCTCCACGGCACCGGAGGTGATGGAGTGGTCCCCGTCCATGGAAACGCCCACCGCGGAAGCGGTGAAACAGGCTGCAGCCGAGGCCGCCGCACGCGAAAAGGCCGAACAGGAACGGCAGCGGGCCCTGGCCGCCGCACGCCAGGAATCCGAACCGCCGGCCGGCCGCCAACGCGACCGCATCGCCGAATCCATCAACATCGCCAAGCTCCAGGCCATGTCCATGAACGAGCTCAACCAAATGGCCCGCGAGCTGGGCGTGGAAAACTACGGCACGATGCGGAAGCACGAAATCATCTTCCAGATCCTTCAGAAAAATGCCGAACGTGCCGGCGTGATGTTCTCCGAGGGTGTACTGGAGATCCTGCCCGAAGGGTTTGGCTTCCTTCGGTCCCAGAGCTTCAATTACCTGCCCTGTCCGGAGGACGTGTACGTGTCGCCCTCGCAGATCCGGCGGTTCAACCTCCAGACCGGCAACCGCGTGGCCGGGCAGATCCGGCCTCCCAAGGAAAAGGAGCGGTTTTTCGCCCTGTTGAAGGTGGAGGCCATCGACGGCGAGGACCCGGAAAAAGCCAAGGAACGGACGCATTTCGACAACCTGACGCCGCTGTTCCCCACACAGCGGTTCATCCTGGAGACCGAACCGGACGAACTGAGCACGCGGGTGCTGGACCTGGTCTGTCCCATCGGCAAGGGCACCCGCGGTCTCATCGTGGCCCCGCCGCGCACCGGTAAAACGGTCCTCATGCAGAAACTGGCCAACGCCCTTCTCAAAAACCACCCGGAGGTCTACGTCATCATCCTGCTCATTGACGAGCGCCCCGAGGAGGTGACCGACATGGAACGCACCTGCCGCGGTGCCGAGGTCATCAGCTCCACGTTTGATGAACCGCCCGAACGCCACGTGCAGGTCGCCGAAATGGTGCTGGAAAAGGCCAAACGAATGGTCGAACGCAAAAAGGACGTGGTGATCCTGCTCGATTCCGTCACCCGTCTGGCACGCGCCTACAACACCATCCAGCCGCACTCGGGGAAAATCCTGTCGGGCGGTGTGGACGCCAACGCACTCCACAAACCCAAACGGTTCTTCGGTGCGGCCCGGAACATCGAGGAGGGCGGTTCACTGACCATCATGGCCACGGCCCTGATCGATACCGGAAGCCGCATGGACGAGGTGATCTTCGAGGAATTCAAGGGCACCGGCAACATGGAGGTGCACCTCGACCGTGCACTGGTGGACCGCCGAATCTTCCCCTCCATCAACATCGAGCGGTCCGGCACGCGCAAAGAAGAGCTCCTCTATCACCCGGACGAGTACGCCCGCATCGTGCTGTTGCGCCGCGCCCTGACGGGCGTGCCGCCGGTCGAAGCCATGGAGCTCCTGCTCAACAAGCTCAAACAACACAAAACCAACGTGGAGTTCCTCCTCAGCCTGGACGTGCGATGA
- a CDS encoding tetratricopeptide repeat protein, with translation MLILWLGLCEAAVAQNEEADYQAAARAFEDELWARADSELQQFVEKYPESSRRPLAVLLRAQALLRLDRAAEAVKLLESEQARAGGMADAFLFWLGEAELRRGKHDVAAVRFRELLDRYPTSSLRLEAAVNEAAAHAAAGGWDRVVELLDAPQGAFQSQAREKPEAEAALRGKLLLAEGLWRTGRAEPALALLSALRDAKLPSSLAFRRLWLEVKALESLGRAAEALPLLTNLTSLARTMGAPVWEGRARMAHAAVLETTGDPVGALELYRLNLATNLPVDLQQEAVIRLSRLALATDNTPRAVEALEGFLQANTNSPITDLVTVVLGELELERCLRTVDQQRGPLPTNLLARARARFEWVVRQFPDSPHRPRAELNLGWCYWLVGDWAGAAEAFGRAVARLPEGVGRAVAHFKLGDVAFRQGKFREAMEHYQAVVALADRSLLVRTQLCEPALYQVVRAAVEVGDLAAVEQATGRILQEFPGSYLTEAALTLQGQALARHANPGAAREIFLSVLEKFPDTAKRADLQLAITRTYELEGDWKTAAELHRQWLEAFPDHLLRPQVEFALGWALARTGDTAGALQTFTNFVTRYTNQPLAARAQWWVADHYFNLGPSAFMDAERQYQLLATVWSNHPLAYEARMMAGRVAMARQAWLDAIGYFTNLTSDLQCPVPLKIQALFAYGDAVRRLPSTDTNTPLANFEEAARIFAKVLELEPTNAAAARAWGEMGECYLQLAARDPAFYIAASNAFHQALALPAADLPTRCQAWMGLGLVNERLGARLNEPQRGHLLREAMDRYVDVLYGRPLRPGESPDPFWTRRAGLEAARLAESLQEWRQALRIYERLRELLPPLQPALEKRMERLRERIAATSAGE, from the coding sequence GTGCTGATTCTTTGGCTGGGCCTGTGTGAAGCGGCGGTGGCGCAGAACGAAGAGGCGGATTACCAGGCCGCTGCCAGGGCGTTTGAGGATGAGCTCTGGGCCCGCGCTGACAGTGAACTGCAACAGTTCGTTGAAAAGTACCCCGAGTCGAGCCGACGTCCCTTGGCGGTGTTGCTGCGCGCGCAGGCCCTGCTTCGACTGGATCGCGCGGCGGAGGCGGTAAAACTGCTGGAATCCGAACAAGCGCGGGCCGGGGGGATGGCCGACGCGTTTCTGTTTTGGCTGGGGGAGGCCGAGTTGCGACGGGGCAAGCACGACGTGGCTGCTGTGCGATTTCGGGAATTGCTGGACCGGTATCCAACCTCTTCGTTGCGGTTGGAGGCGGCAGTGAATGAGGCCGCCGCCCATGCGGCGGCCGGGGGCTGGGACCGCGTGGTGGAGCTGTTGGACGCCCCACAGGGCGCGTTTCAATCGCAGGCGCGCGAAAAACCGGAGGCCGAAGCCGCACTTCGCGGGAAACTCCTGCTGGCCGAAGGTCTGTGGCGGACGGGCCGGGCGGAGCCGGCACTGGCCCTCTTGAGCGCCCTGCGGGACGCCAAGCTGCCTTCTTCGTTGGCGTTTCGGCGGCTGTGGTTGGAGGTCAAGGCCCTTGAGTCGCTGGGTCGGGCTGCCGAGGCGTTGCCCCTGCTCACCAACCTTACATCCCTGGCCCGAACCATGGGCGCTCCGGTTTGGGAGGGACGCGCCCGCATGGCTCATGCGGCCGTGTTGGAGACCACAGGCGACCCGGTCGGCGCCCTCGAACTGTACCGGTTGAACCTGGCCACCAACCTGCCGGTCGATCTCCAGCAGGAGGCCGTGATCCGGCTGAGCCGGCTTGCCCTGGCCACCGACAACACACCGCGGGCCGTTGAGGCACTGGAAGGCTTTTTGCAAGCGAACACCAACAGCCCAATTACGGACCTTGTGACCGTGGTATTGGGCGAACTGGAGTTGGAACGGTGTCTCCGGACAGTGGACCAGCAACGGGGCCCACTTCCCACCAACCTTTTGGCCCGCGCCCGGGCGCGTTTCGAGTGGGTTGTCCGGCAGTTTCCGGACAGTCCCCACCGACCGCGCGCCGAACTCAATCTCGGTTGGTGCTACTGGCTGGTGGGAGATTGGGCCGGGGCCGCCGAAGCGTTTGGCAGGGCGGTCGCGCGCCTGCCCGAGGGTGTGGGCCGTGCGGTGGCCCATTTCAAGCTGGGTGACGTGGCGTTCCGTCAGGGGAAGTTCCGAGAAGCCATGGAGCATTACCAGGCCGTGGTTGCCCTGGCTGACCGATCCCTGCTTGTCCGCACACAGTTGTGTGAGCCGGCGCTCTACCAGGTGGTGCGGGCGGCCGTTGAAGTGGGCGATCTGGCGGCGGTGGAGCAGGCCACCGGCCGGATCTTGCAAGAGTTCCCGGGCAGTTATTTGACGGAAGCGGCCCTGACCTTGCAGGGGCAAGCCCTGGCCCGTCACGCCAATCCCGGGGCGGCTCGCGAGATCTTCCTCAGCGTTTTGGAAAAGTTCCCGGATACCGCAAAAAGGGCAGACCTGCAGCTGGCCATTACCAGGACCTACGAGCTGGAGGGCGATTGGAAAACGGCAGCCGAGCTGCATCGCCAGTGGTTGGAGGCTTTCCCGGACCATCTGCTGCGGCCCCAGGTGGAGTTCGCCCTCGGCTGGGCCCTCGCCCGAACCGGCGACACGGCCGGTGCCCTCCAGACGTTTACCAATTTCGTGACCCGCTACACCAACCAGCCTTTGGCTGCACGCGCCCAATGGTGGGTCGCCGACCACTACTTCAACCTCGGCCCATCCGCTTTCATGGACGCCGAGCGACAGTACCAGCTGCTGGCGACCGTGTGGAGCAACCACCCACTGGCGTATGAGGCCCGGATGATGGCCGGTCGGGTGGCCATGGCCCGCCAGGCCTGGTTGGACGCCATCGGCTACTTCACCAACCTGACCAGCGACCTGCAATGTCCCGTGCCGCTCAAAATCCAGGCCCTGTTCGCCTACGGGGATGCCGTCCGAAGGTTGCCCTCCACCGACACGAACACGCCCCTGGCGAACTTCGAGGAGGCCGCGCGCATCTTTGCCAAGGTCCTGGAATTGGAGCCGACCAACGCCGCCGCAGCCCGTGCGTGGGGAGAGATGGGCGAGTGCTATCTGCAACTGGCCGCCCGGGACCCGGCCTTCTACATCGCGGCCAGCAACGCCTTCCACCAAGCCCTGGCGCTGCCGGCGGCGGACCTGCCGACCCGGTGCCAGGCATGGATGGGCCTTGGATTGGTGAACGAGCGTTTGGGGGCCCGGCTTAACGAGCCGCAGCGGGGACATCTTCTGCGCGAGGCAATGGACCGGTACGTCGACGTCCTGTACGGCCGGCCGCTTCGCCCCGGCGAATCGCCGGATCCATTCTGGACACGCCGGGCCGGACTTGAAGCCGCTCGGCTGGCTGAATCTCTGCAGGAATGGCGTCAAGCCCTCCGGATTTACGAAAGGCTCCGCGAGCTTTTGCCGCCCCTTCAGCCCGCCCTGGAGAAACGCATGGAACGCTTGCGGGAAAGAATCGCCGCAACGTCTGCCGGGGAGTGA
- the dnaA gene encoding chromosomal replication initiator protein DnaA, producing MLTQKQIEHGQRPGETEAQKIWASARKHLQTLLAPDIYRLWFAPVRALEQSNNTLVLGVANDFSGLWLQENYRSVLEDAIALASGRRMEVRFEVVGEMHGPKPESQETETAEPPTSSRSAAPAAAPPPKPGQEPLFNPKYTFETFVVGSNNNFAYASAMAVAQAPGKSYNPLFLYGGVGLGKTHLLHAIGQFVLGQKPRARVAYVSCERFTNEFIDALQNSSLVQFRKRYRQTDVLLIDDVQFLAGKERIQEEFFHTFNTLHEERKQIVLTCDRPASEIQGLEQRLVSRFEWGLVADLQPPDVEMRLAILRKKAELMNARLPDEIYEFLAKHIRSNIRRLEGALIRVVSYASLTGKPLTIPVVEGLLREILHEEGRSMVTIEAIQKKVAEHFDIRLSDMTSRRRPENIAFPRQIAMFLARRLTDHSLSAIGEAFGGRDHGTVLHACRLVQDRMDVDPNVRKVVLFLEQQLLR from the coding sequence ATGCTCACCCAAAAGCAGATCGAACACGGGCAGCGACCGGGAGAAACCGAGGCGCAAAAGATCTGGGCATCGGCCCGGAAGCATTTGCAAACGCTTCTGGCGCCCGACATTTACCGCCTTTGGTTTGCCCCGGTGCGGGCTCTGGAGCAGAGCAACAACACGCTGGTGCTGGGCGTGGCAAACGATTTCTCCGGGCTGTGGCTTCAAGAGAATTATCGCTCCGTGCTGGAAGACGCCATTGCGCTGGCCTCCGGCCGTCGCATGGAGGTTCGGTTTGAGGTCGTGGGCGAAATGCACGGTCCCAAACCGGAAAGCCAGGAAACAGAAACGGCGGAGCCTCCGACCTCGAGCAGGTCCGCGGCCCCCGCCGCGGCTCCGCCACCCAAGCCGGGCCAGGAACCCCTGTTCAACCCGAAATACACGTTCGAGACGTTTGTCGTGGGCAGCAACAACAATTTCGCCTACGCAAGCGCTATGGCGGTCGCCCAAGCCCCGGGCAAGTCTTACAACCCCCTGTTCCTCTACGGGGGCGTGGGGTTGGGCAAAACGCATCTGCTCCATGCCATCGGCCAGTTTGTGCTGGGCCAAAAACCGCGTGCGCGGGTGGCGTACGTCTCGTGCGAGCGGTTTACCAACGAGTTCATTGACGCCTTGCAAAACAGCAGCCTGGTCCAGTTCCGCAAACGCTATCGCCAAACCGACGTCCTGCTGATTGACGATGTCCAGTTCCTGGCCGGCAAGGAGCGGATTCAGGAGGAATTTTTCCACACCTTCAACACCCTGCACGAGGAACGAAAACAGATCGTGCTGACCTGCGACCGGCCGGCCAGCGAAATCCAGGGCCTGGAACAGCGGCTGGTGTCACGGTTCGAATGGGGCTTGGTGGCCGACCTGCAACCGCCGGACGTCGAAATGCGGCTGGCCATTCTCCGGAAAAAGGCCGAGTTGATGAATGCCCGGCTGCCGGACGAAATCTACGAGTTCCTCGCCAAGCACATCCGCAGCAACATCCGGCGGCTCGAAGGCGCCCTTATCCGCGTGGTCTCGTACGCCTCCCTCACCGGCAAACCCCTCACCATTCCGGTGGTGGAAGGGCTGCTGCGCGAAATCCTCCACGAGGAAGGGCGCTCCATGGTCACGATCGAAGCCATCCAAAAAAAGGTGGCGGAACACTTCGACATCCGGCTCTCGGACATGACCAGCCGGCGCCGGCCGGAAAACATCGCGTTTCCGCGCCAGATCGCCATGTTCCTGGCCCGGCGGCTTACCGACCATTCCTTGAGTGCCATTGGGGAGGCTTTTGGCGGCCGCGACCACGGCACTGTGCTGCACGCCTGCCGACTGGTGCAGGATCGCATGGACGTGGATCCCAACGTGCGCAAGGTGGTCCTCTTCTTGGAACAACAACTTCTGCGCTGA
- a CDS encoding cytochrome c biogenesis protein: protein MKTWLLKFLPWALLAVFAADIMAILLPRPEGEFHLQAFGRLPVLANGRVQPFDSLGRNSLLQIRGTAAVPLAEKKSYEFWKHPPKLRATEWLLEVMTRPDVADTRPIFLIHHPELLDEYNLRGKGVEKSGLHYFAFNDLKPVLGRIESEGRQAMNVDSRARTAYQRQVAKLFNAVALYQRLKFTLQPEGTSDMTAELRDFQEAIPAGMAALKARQAGKEFDRAALDRLVDHLRRFDLMAQMAYPWVVPPPAPDAPRDQWRNLGQVLFEAGLTGSELPRPVWWLAEMAAGYARRDADRFNRAVAEYRDWLAANAPAEARKGRAEFWYNQLQAFLHAMIIYLCAFLLAAVAMLAVQTWPAVSESLRRSAFLLAVLAVAVHTAGLAYRMWLERRPPVTNLYSSAVFVGWAVTLLGVGVERAYRMGLGVAASSLVGFVTLLIAHNLALGGDTMEMMRAVLDNNFWLATHVITITLGYAAMFFAGFLGILYVVLGVFTPLLAYRLEVGKSAEEPNLRPFGPDDKAAATLGAALAKMIYAVVCFGTLFSFAGTVLGGIWADQSWGRFWGWDPKENGALMIVLWCAAILHARWGGLIRARGLANMAIFGNIVTAFSWFGTNMLGIGLHSYGFMDAAFRWLLLFYATQLAVIALGLLPLEKWRSFRVNREAVDAPVGAPEPASGS from the coding sequence ATGAAAACCTGGTTGCTCAAATTTCTGCCTTGGGCCCTGCTGGCGGTGTTTGCCGCGGATATCATGGCAATTCTGCTGCCGCGGCCCGAGGGCGAATTCCACCTGCAGGCGTTCGGTCGGCTGCCCGTGCTGGCCAACGGGCGCGTCCAACCGTTCGATTCCCTGGGGCGCAACAGCCTCCTCCAAATCCGCGGCACCGCCGCGGTACCCCTGGCGGAGAAAAAGAGTTACGAGTTCTGGAAACACCCGCCCAAGCTCCGGGCCACCGAATGGTTGTTGGAGGTGATGACCCGGCCGGACGTGGCGGATACGCGACCGATCTTCCTCATTCATCATCCCGAGCTGCTGGATGAATACAACCTTCGCGGCAAGGGCGTGGAAAAGTCAGGGCTCCACTATTTCGCCTTCAACGACCTGAAACCGGTGCTCGGACGGATCGAGTCCGAGGGCCGACAAGCCATGAACGTCGACTCCCGGGCTCGCACGGCCTACCAACGACAGGTGGCCAAGCTCTTCAACGCCGTTGCCCTGTACCAGAGACTCAAGTTCACGCTGCAACCCGAGGGAACCTCCGACATGACCGCCGAACTGCGGGACTTTCAGGAAGCCATCCCGGCCGGCATGGCCGCCCTGAAAGCACGGCAGGCCGGCAAGGAATTCGACCGCGCGGCGCTGGATCGATTGGTGGATCACCTGCGCCGGTTCGATCTAATGGCCCAAATGGCCTATCCCTGGGTGGTACCTCCTCCCGCACCGGACGCGCCGCGGGATCAATGGCGAAATCTCGGTCAGGTGTTGTTCGAAGCGGGCCTGACCGGCAGCGAACTGCCCCGGCCGGTATGGTGGTTGGCTGAGATGGCCGCCGGGTACGCCCGCAGGGACGCCGACCGTTTCAACCGCGCGGTGGCCGAGTACCGCGATTGGCTCGCGGCGAACGCACCGGCCGAGGCGCGCAAAGGCCGGGCCGAGTTCTGGTACAATCAACTGCAGGCCTTTCTCCACGCCATGATCATCTACCTGTGCGCCTTTCTGCTCGCAGCAGTGGCCATGCTGGCGGTGCAGACCTGGCCCGCCGTGAGCGAGAGCCTGCGGCGTTCCGCCTTCCTGCTGGCCGTGCTGGCGGTGGCGGTTCATACAGCCGGGCTCGCTTACCGAATGTGGCTGGAGCGCCGTCCGCCCGTCACCAACCTCTACTCCTCGGCGGTATTCGTCGGGTGGGCCGTCACCCTCCTGGGGGTGGGAGTGGAACGGGCGTACCGAATGGGCCTGGGCGTCGCGGCGTCGTCTCTGGTGGGATTTGTCACCCTGTTAATCGCGCACAACCTGGCCCTGGGCGGTGACACCATGGAAATGATGCGCGCCGTCCTGGATAACAACTTCTGGCTGGCCACCCACGTGATTACCATCACCCTGGGTTACGCGGCCATGTTCTTTGCCGGCTTCCTGGGCATCCTTTACGTGGTCCTCGGTGTGTTCACCCCCCTGTTGGCCTACAGGTTGGAGGTGGGGAAGTCTGCAGAGGAACCCAACCTCCGCCCCTTCGGCCCGGATGACAAAGCTGCGGCGACCCTGGGTGCCGCCCTGGCCAAGATGATCTACGCCGTGGTGTGTTTCGGCACCTTGTTCAGTTTCGCCGGTACGGTATTGGGTGGCATCTGGGCCGACCAATCCTGGGGCCGGTTCTGGGGATGGGACCCGAAAGAGAACGGTGCCCTCATGATTGTGCTCTGGTGCGCGGCGATCCTGCACGCCCGATGGGGCGGGCTGATCCGGGCGCGCGGGCTGGCCAACATGGCCATCTTTGGCAACATCGTCACCGCGTTTTCCTGGTTCGGCACGAACATGTTGGGGATCGGCCTTCATTCCTATGGCTTCATGGACGCGGCGTTTCGGTGGTTGCTCCTTTTTTACGCGACCCAACTGGCCGTCATTGCCCTGGGACTCCTGCCATTGGAAAAGTGGCGGAGCTTCCGGGTGAACCGGGAGGCGGTGGATGCCCCGGTCGGTGCCCCCGAACCGGCCTCGGGCAGTTAG